From Sphingobacterium bambusae:
TGGATGCGGATCCACAAGCGAATTCCACGTCGGGTATTGGCTTTGATCCACGTGGCATAAAAGCCAGCGTGTACGAGTGCTTGGTCAACGATCTTGATCCTCGTGACGCCATTCAGCATACCGACACCCCAAACCTAGATCTATTGCCCGCGCATATTGACTTGGTGGGTGCCGAGATTGAAATGATCAACATGCACGAGCGGGAGTTTAAGATGCTTAAGATGTTGGAAGTGATCAAGGACGATTACGATTTTATTATTGTCGACTGTTCCCCTTCTTTGGGCTTGATTACCATCAATGCCTTAACCGCATCAAATTCCGTGATTATTCCTGTGCAGTGTGAATATTTCGCGTTGGAAGGTTTAGGTAAATTGTTGAATACGATCAAAATAGTGCAAACTCGTTTAAATACCAATCTAGAAATTGAGGGTATTTTGTTGACCATGTATGATGTGCGTCTACGCCTGTCTAACCAAGTGGTGGACGAGGTGCGTACGCATTTTAGTGAGTTGGTTTTCGATACCATTATTCAACGTAACACAAGGCTGAGCGAGGCGCCAAGCTTCGGGATTTCCGTTATCATGCACGATGCTTCTTGCAAAGGGGCGGTGAATTACCTCAACCTAGCGCGTGAGATCTTACAGAAGAACGGTTTAGTTACAGAAAATACGCAAACAGCGACAGTATAAAGTATGGCATTACAGAGAAAAACAGGACTAGGAAAGGGATTGGGCGCTTTATTGCAAAGTGAGGATGTCCAAATGCCTCAAAGTGCGGGTGGAAACAGTGCTGTAGCTAAGGATGGCACGTCTGCAGCTGCTGGCAGCATCAATTTTATTAAAATTGATCAGGTTGCGGTAAACCCTTTTCAGCCACGTACGGATTTCGATGAGCAGGCGCTACGTGAGCTTGCCGACTCGATAGAGGTGCAGGGGCTTATTCAGCCAATTACCGTTAGGCAGCTGGGAAAGAACGAATACCAACTGATCAGTGGTGAGCGTCGTTTGCGGGCGTCTAAGCTTGCCGGCATCGATGAAATTCCGGCCTACGTGCGTACGGCTAACGACCAACAGATGTTGGAGATGGCCTTGATCGAAAATATACAGCGTGAGAACCTGAATGCCATCGAGGTGGCGCTAAGCTTCCAGCGCATGATCGAGGAGTGTAACCTGAAACAGGAGCAGCTCGGTGAGCGTGTCAGTAAAAACCGTTCTACGGTGACCAACTATTTGCGTTTGTTGAAATTGCCTCCCGCCATTCAAGCAGGTATCCGTGATGGAGAAATTTCTATGGGTCATGCGCGGGCGTTAATCAACGTGGGCGAGGTTGATAAGCAGCTTTTTGTATACCAAGAGATTGTAGAGAAAGGGCTTTCGGTGCGTATGACGGAAATTTTGGTGCGTAATATACAGCAGCAGAGCAAGCCTGCGAAGGCGCCTGTGGGAAAGCAGCTTGATTTTCAATATCAAAAAATTGAGGATGATTTAGCATCCCGTTTTTCTACGCGTGTACGCGTTAATTTAAAGAATAGTAAAGGCAAGGGAGCTATAGAGATTCCTTTCGATAGCGAAGACGATTTAAGCCGTATCTTGGAGTTATTGGATTGGTAATGCGATACATCATTATAGCGTTGTTTCTATTAACCTCCATCGCTGGGGTTCGTGCGCAGCAAGACTCGACCAAGGCAGTCCCTTTGAAGGATAAACTGCAGGTCGCCGATTCGATCGCCACTGCGCAGGATACCACAAAGAAGGAGGAGACAAGAAAAGAGCGGAAGGAGCGGGAGCGGGCGCAGAAAGAACGCGATAAGTACTATTACAAGGGTATAAAAAAAGATTCTGCTCGTCTGGAGATTGAGCATGTATCTCGCGTGGCCTGGAAACGCTCGCTGATGTTGCCCGGCTGGGGACAGTATACCAACGGTGGACTGTGGTGGGTAAAGGTACCCATTATCTATGGCGGACTGGTTTCTGGCTATTTGGTCTTTGACTACTGGCAATGGTACTACAAGAAATTTTTGGATGAATTGGCTTGGCGAGTTGAAACCAATGGACAAGAGGCGCCGCGTGATCCTGATTTAGAATTTTATCAGATACCTGGCCTTGTCGCTCAGAAAGACTATGCGCGCAGAAACCGAGATCTCACGATCTTGGTCACCGTAGGCTTTTGGGGGCTTAACGCCATAGAAGCTTATGTGGACTCCATGTTAAAAAACCGTTGGAACATCGGCTCCGATATGACGATGAAAATTGGTCCTACCCTGATGCCATCCTATAGTTTCTCTGGAAACAGCGCGTTGGGCGGTTTGGGCGTGGCGCCGGGAATAAAGCTAACCATGAATATTAGATAAACTAAACCGCATGTTGGAACTGCGCTATTGCACGTTTGAGCAACATCGGAATTAGACAAGCAAAACAAATACATAGATGAAAATAGTACTATTGGGATATGGAAAAATGGGGCAGCAAATCGAACAGTTTGCGCAAAAAAGGGGCCATGAAATCCAACTCATTGTGGATAAAGAAAATCGGGAGTCGATTACAGCCGAAGATTTGCGCGGCGCGGATGTGGCGATCGACTTTAGCGAGCCTGCTGCAGCCATAAACAATATTAGCTTGTGTTTCGAAGCTAATCTTCCTATCGTGGTTGGTACAACAGGTTGGTACGAACATCTAGAAGAGATCAAATCCGTTTGTGAGGAGGCTGAACAGTCCTTGCTGTACGGATCTAACTTTAGTATTGGTGTAAACGTGTTCTTTCATGTGAATAGGTTGTTGGCCAAGGCAATGGCTCCTTATAAGCAATATGATGTGCAAGTCGAAGAGATTCACCATATTCACAAATTGGATTCGCCAAGTGGCACGGCTATTACCATTGCTGAAGGCATCTTGGACGGTATCGATGATAAATCCAAATGGATTAACAATCTTATTGGCGAAGGCGAAGAGCTTGTGCCCAAGGCGGACGAACTGTTGATCGAGAGCCATCGCATCGATGAGGTTCCGGGCACACACACGGTGCTTTATAGTTCGGAGGTAGATCAGATTGAATTTAAGCATACAGCACATAGTAGGGCGGGTTTTGCTCTGGGTGCGGTGATTGCAGCCGAATGGTTGCAAGGTAAGAAGGGGTTCTATCAGGTTACGGAAATGTTTGATTTTTAGTTGCTCGCAAGCTGCTAAAAATTCGCTGTTGACGGGTAATCGAGCGTAGCGAGCTCATCGAATATAATATTGACTTTTTAATTTTAAGATATGTGGTATATCATTTTTACAGTATTTACCGTTGCCGCGTTGTACGGACTTTGGTTACTGTATAAAAAAGCTGGAAAGCAAGGCTGGGAAGCTGTTGTCCCTTTCTATAGAGAGTATGTTATGGCGCAACTTACAGCAAGGCCTACTTGGTGGGTTATTTTGCTGTTGGTGCCTATTGTCAATATTTTTATTTTTTACGGCCTCTACCTCGATCTGTTGAAGAGCTTTGGAAAACGCCGTTTTTGGGAAACGGCCGT
This genomic window contains:
- a CDS encoding ParA family protein, encoding MGKIIAIANQKGGVGKTTTSINLAASLAVLEHKTLLVDADPQANSTSGIGFDPRGIKASVYECLVNDLDPRDAIQHTDTPNLDLLPAHIDLVGAEIEMINMHEREFKMLKMLEVIKDDYDFIIVDCSPSLGLITINALTASNSVIIPVQCEYFALEGLGKLLNTIKIVQTRLNTNLEIEGILLTMYDVRLRLSNQVVDEVRTHFSELVFDTIIQRNTRLSEAPSFGISVIMHDASCKGAVNYLNLAREILQKNGLVTENTQTATV
- a CDS encoding ParB/RepB/Spo0J family partition protein, whose translation is MALQRKTGLGKGLGALLQSEDVQMPQSAGGNSAVAKDGTSAAAGSINFIKIDQVAVNPFQPRTDFDEQALRELADSIEVQGLIQPITVRQLGKNEYQLISGERRLRASKLAGIDEIPAYVRTANDQQMLEMALIENIQRENLNAIEVALSFQRMIEECNLKQEQLGERVSKNRSTVTNYLRLLKLPPAIQAGIRDGEISMGHARALINVGEVDKQLFVYQEIVEKGLSVRMTEILVRNIQQQSKPAKAPVGKQLDFQYQKIEDDLASRFSTRVRVNLKNSKGKGAIEIPFDSEDDLSRILELLDW
- a CDS encoding DUF5683 domain-containing protein, which gives rise to MRYIIIALFLLTSIAGVRAQQDSTKAVPLKDKLQVADSIATAQDTTKKEETRKERKERERAQKERDKYYYKGIKKDSARLEIEHVSRVAWKRSLMLPGWGQYTNGGLWWVKVPIIYGGLVSGYLVFDYWQWYYKKFLDELAWRVETNGQEAPRDPDLEFYQIPGLVAQKDYARRNRDLTILVTVGFWGLNAIEAYVDSMLKNRWNIGSDMTMKIGPTLMPSYSFSGNSALGGLGVAPGIKLTMNIR
- the dapB gene encoding 4-hydroxy-tetrahydrodipicolinate reductase, producing the protein MKIVLLGYGKMGQQIEQFAQKRGHEIQLIVDKENRESITAEDLRGADVAIDFSEPAAAINNISLCFEANLPIVVGTTGWYEHLEEIKSVCEEAEQSLLYGSNFSIGVNVFFHVNRLLAKAMAPYKQYDVQVEEIHHIHKLDSPSGTAITIAEGILDGIDDKSKWINNLIGEGEELVPKADELLIESHRIDEVPGTHTVLYSSEVDQIEFKHTAHSRAGFALGAVIAAEWLQGKKGFYQVTEMFDF